The Corvus hawaiiensis isolate bCorHaw1 chromosome 29, bCorHaw1.pri.cur, whole genome shotgun sequence region ACTGGGAACGGagcctgggaatgctgggaatggagactgggagtgctgggaatgctgggaacgGAGACTGGGAATGCCGGGAACGGagactgggagtgctgggaatggAGACTGGGAACGGAGACCGGGAATGCTGGGAACGGagactgggagtgctgggaatggAGACTGGGAACGGagcctgggaatgctgggaatggagactgggagtgctgggaatgctgggaacggagactgggaatgctgggaacggagactgggagtgctgggaatggAGACTGGGAACGGAGACCGGGAATGCTGGGAACGGagactgggagtgctgggaatggagactgggaatgctgggaatgctgggaatggagactgggagtgctgggaacggagcctgggaatgctgggaatggAGACTGGGAACGGagcctgggaatgctgggaatggagactgggagtgctgggaatggAGACTGGGAACGGAGACTGGGAATGCCGGGAATGCTGGGAATGGAgattgggaatgctgggaatggagactgggaatgctgggaatggAGACTGGGAATGGAcactgggaatactgggaagGGACGctggaaatgctgggaatggatactgggagtgctgggaatggagactggaaatgctgggaatggacactgggaatgctgggaatggagactggaaatgctgggaatgGAGACTGGAAATACTGGGAATGGACACTGGAAATGCTGGggtgggacactgggaatgccGAGAACAGagactgggaatgctgggaagggacaccgggaatgctgggaatggagactgggaatgctgggaataCTGGGAATGGACACTGAAAATACTGGGAATACTGGAAATGGAGactgggaatactgggaatAGTGGGAATGCCGGGAACGGACACCGGGAATCCCAGGAATGGATACTGGGAATACCGGGAATGGAGACTGGGAATGCCAGGAATGGACACTGGGAATGCCGGGAATGGAGACTGGGAATGGagactgggaatgctgggaacggacactgggagtgctgggaataCTGAgaagggacactgggaatggatgctggaaatgctgggaatgGACACTGAGAATACTGGGAATGGAGACTGGGAATGCCGGGAACACAGactgggaatactgggaatggacactgggagtgctgggaatggACACTGGGAATGCCAGGAACGGagactgggaatgc contains the following coding sequences:
- the LOC125318177 gene encoding uncharacterized PE-PGRS family protein PE_PGRS20-like, with the translated sequence MLGTETGSAGNGDWECWEWTLGMLGMETGSAGNGDWERRPGMLGTETGSAGNGDWECWECWEWRLGVLGTETGSAGNGDWERSLGMLGMETGSAGNAGNGDWECRERRLGVLGMETGNGDRECWERRLGVLGMETGNGAWECWEWRLGVLGMLGTETGNAGNGDWECWEWRLGTETGNAGNGDWECWEWRLGMLGMLGMETGSAGNGAWECWEWRLGTEPGNAGNGDWECWEWRLGTETGNAGNAGNGDWECWEWRLGMLGMETGNGHWEYWEGTLEMLGMDTGSAGNGDWKCWEWTLGMLGMETGNAGNGDWKYWEWTLEILGMLGRDTGNAGNGDWECWEYWEWTLKILGILEMETGNTGNSGNAGNGHRESQEWILGIPGMETGNARNGHWECREWRLGMETGNAGNGHWECWEY